The Indicator indicator isolate 239-I01 chromosome 18, UM_Iind_1.1, whole genome shotgun sequence genome includes a region encoding these proteins:
- the STC2 gene encoding stanniocalcin-2 has protein sequence MCAELRGKLLALALALLLASARAAVGTEATHPPEGPQDRTPQQKGRLSLQNTAEIQHCLVNAGDVGCGVFECFENNSCEIRGLHEICMTFLHNAGKFDAQGKSFIKDALKCKAHALRHKFSCISRKCPAIKEMVFQLQRECYLKHDLCSAAKENVQVIVEMIHFKDLLQHEPYVDLVNILLTCGEEVKKAITRSVQAQCEQNWGSLCSILSFCTSAVHGDTILGSEKKPGEASKAAAGRGDMLTHSDSDHRESSRASKGERGTKGHVNAHARVKAGGHGPKGAHGITDRADELSDFSDIRR, from the exons ATGTGCGCGGAGCTCCGCGGCAAGCTGCTGGCCTTGGCCCTGGCTCTACTGCTCGCCAGCGCTCGGGCAGCGGTGGGCACTGAGGCCACCCACCCGCCGGAAGGGCCGCAGGACAGGACCCCGCAGCAGAAGGGGCGTCTGTCCCTGCAGAATACAG CTGaaatccagcactgcctggttAATGCTGGCGATGTGGGATGTGGAGTGTTCGAATGCTTTGAAAACAATTCTTGCGAGATCCGAGGCTTACACGAGATCTGCATGACATTCCTGCACAACGCTGGAAAATTCGATGCCCAG gGAAAATCCTTCATTAAAGACGCTCTGAAGTGTAAGGCTCATGCCTTGAGGCATAAATTCAGCTGCATCAGCCGTAAGTGCCCTGCCATTAAAGAGATGGTGTTCCAGTTACAGCGGGAGTGCTACCTGAAGCatgacctctgctctgctgccaaggAGAACGTCCAGGTCATTGTGGAGATGATTCACTTCAaagacctgctgcagcatga GCCATATGTTGACCTAGTGAACATCCTCCTCACCTGTGGCGAGGAGGTGAAAAAGGCAATAACAAGAAGTGTCCAGGCCCAGTGCGAACAGAACTGGGGAAGTCTCTGCTCCATCCTGAGCTTCTGCACCTCAGCTGTGCATGGTGACACCATCCTGGGTTCCGAGAAGAAACCAGGTGAAGCCAGCAAAGCCGCTGCGGGCCGCGGGGACATGCTGACCCACTCCGACTCAGACCACAGGGAGAGCTCACGAGCGTCTAAGGGAGAGAGAGGTACCAAGGGCCACGTGAATGCTCATGCCCGGGTGAAAGCTGGGGGCCATGGTCCCAAAGGGGCACACGGGATCACGGACCGGGCAGATGAACTGTCCGACTTCTCTGACATCCGGAGGTGA
- the NKX2-5 gene encoding homeobox protein Nkx-2.5, with protein sequence MFPSPVTTTPFSVKDILNLEQHQSGLASMELSSLSSPSCMLATFKQETYSAEPPALPDLREELPEPHPAKTTAAAFPGSYYVKSYVEMDSAKDPKAEKKEMCSLHKSLEQEKRDLEDPERPRQRKRRKPRVLFSQAQVYELERRFKQQKYLSAPERDHLANVLKLTSTQVKIWFQNRRYKCKRQRQDQTLEMVGIPPPRRIAVPVLVRDGKPCLGESSPYSSPYNVSINPYSYNAYPAYTNYNSPACNANYNCNYPSMQTMQPSAAGNNFMNFSVGDLNSVQTPIAQGNAGISTLHGIRAW encoded by the exons ATGTTTCCTAGCCCTGTGACAACGACACCCTTCTCGGTTAAGGATATTTTGAACCTGGAACAGCATCAGAGTGGCCTGGCCTCCATGGAGCTCTCCTCGCTGTCCTCCCCCTCCTGCATGCTGGCCACCTTCAAGCAGGAGACCTACAGCGCCGAGCCCCCGGCCCTGCCCGACCTGCGGGAGGAGCTGCCCGAGCCCCACCCGGCCAAAACCACCGCCGCAGCCTTCCCCGGCTCCTACTACGTTAAAAGCTATGTGGAGATGGACTCAGCCAAGGACCCCAAGGCGGAGAAAAAAG AAATGTGTTCTCTGCAcaagagcctggagcaggagaaaagagacttGGAAGATCCCGAGCGCCCCagacagaggaaaaggaggaaaccTCGTGTTCTCTTCTCTCAAGCCCAAGTCTACGAACTGGAGAGAAGGTTCAAGCAGCAGAAATACCTCTCGGCTCCAGAGAGAGACCATCTAGCGAATGTCCTGAAGCTCACCTCCACCCAGGTGAAAATTTGGTTCCAGAATCGAAGGTATAAATGCAAAAGGCAGAGACAGGATCAGACCCTCGAGATGGTGGGTATACCTCCACCCCGGAGAATAGCGGTGCCGGTGCTGGTGCGCGATGGGAAACCCTGCCTGGGGGAGTCTTCTCCCTACAGTTCGCCGTACAATGTCAGCATTAACCCCTATAGCTACAATGCCTACCCCGCGTACACCAACTACAATAGTCCCGCCTGCAACGCCAACTACAACTGCAACTACCCATCCATGCAGACCATGCAACCCTCCGCGGCCGGCAACAACTTCATGAACTTCAGCGTAGGGGACTTGAATTCCGTGCAGACGCCCATCGCGCAGGGGAACGCGGGCATCTCCACATTACACGGGATCCGAGCCTGGTAG